Genomic segment of Arcobacter sp. LA11:
TAAATTTTGTTGGTCTTCGTGATGCAGGTAATCCAGTAGAGGTTGCTAAAAGATACAATAACGAAGGTGCTGATGAGATTACATTTCTAGATATTACAGCAAGCCATGAAAATAGGGATACTATAGTTGACATTGTTAAAGATGTTGCAAAAGAAGTTTTTATTCCACTTACTGTTGGTGGAGGAATTAGAAAACTTGAAGATATTTATAAATTACTAAATGTAGGATGCGATAAAGTATCAGTAAATTCTTCAGCTGTAGTAAATCCAGACTTTATTGACGAAGGTGCAAAAAGATTTGGTAGTCAATGTATAGTTGTGGCAATTGATGTTAAAAAAGTTGAAGATGGTTCATATCATGTTTTTGTAAAAGGTGGTAGGGAAGATACTGGACTAGACGCAGTAGAATGGGCCAAAGAAGTATACAATAGAGGAGCAGGAGAAATTCTTTTAACTTCTATGGATACAGATGGCGCTAAAACTGG
This window contains:
- the hisF gene encoding imidazole glycerol phosphate synthase subunit HisF, whose product is MSSFAKRIIPCLDVKDGRVVKGVNFVGLRDAGNPVEVAKRYNNEGADEITFLDITASHENRDTIVDIVKDVAKEVFIPLTVGGGIRKLEDIYKLLNVGCDKVSVNSSAVVNPDFIDEGAKRFGSQCIVVAIDVKKVEDGSYHVFVKGGREDTGLDAVEWAKEVYNRGAGEILLTSMDTDGAKTGFELNITEKISSIIDIPVIASGGAGTMEHMKEAFEHGASAALAASIFHFKEIDIMELKHYLKDNNIPVRI